A single Calypte anna isolate BGI_N300 chromosome 5A, bCalAnn1_v1.p, whole genome shotgun sequence DNA region contains:
- the FBXO34 gene encoding F-box only protein 34 isoform X2, which produces MHLKPYLKLQKKERSPEISQDSLRGSPMSHQRSAPEEKYPTNCTKLNVFPKPSLVTPSRKLLGIIYPNTMCNMNGKGPGDAPSTREKKNSVSATIHQGEEGEGPLDVWAVVKPGNTKEKIAFFAAQQCSSNTRPGSMKIKSSWDIDGRTAKRRKKSLDLKKAKIQLERMREANSRCSQPEPFACGIEHCSVHYVTDNGEGVFPGRSLSVIEMVAFLEQRASALLVDCAKTCTSLPTTRLSTQPKGTLPTSDLFSSSSSGACEVQVERGSCVGNEQQGEPLRVLDMVAKLESECLRRQSEREAGSLSRNNSFRRNVGRVLLASGTQPEGEVGKGSSGIQALGDDGLEEAGVGEAGYGGQCSPLGDAELWGGAASAGQPFPSGLDARVGNVNSGLAQEVLAITAARSDAGTQLEPPRALLPACPAAASVPGASSQSKNVTLDCTSKEAVVFPKQSLHPVRKEPLCISISVSKTEKGCRKEKLSSCASSEDPLPGRLFFLQAEQPVAHEQQPLQESTQEKPGEGAQNEDEDALASDRSHVRTSVPTEPPALPVPPPEGALQVLDASCFKRQVSHDFLETRFKIQQLLEPQQYMAFLPHHIIVKIFGLLPTRSLVALKCTCYYFKFIIEYYNIRPADSRWVRDPRYREDPCKQCKKKYVKGDVSLCRWHPKPYCQALPYGPGYWMCCHRSQKGIPGCKLGLHDNHWVPACHSFNRAIHKKTRGAGAEVEEEY; this is translated from the coding sequence ATGCACTTAAAGCCATATCTCAAGTTACAGAAGAAAGAGCGATCTCCAGAAATAAGCCAGGATTCCCTGAGAGGCTCACCTATGAGCCACCAGAGATCAgcaccagaagaaaaatacccCACCAACTGCACCAAACTCAACGTTTTCCCCAAACCCTCCCTGGTGACTCCATCTAGGAAGCTCCTGGGTATTATTTATCCAAACACTATGTGCAATATGAACGGGAAAGGTCCAGGGGATGCTCCGAGCACAAGGGAGAAGAAGAATTCCGTGTCTGCCACGATCCACCAGGGCGAAGAAGGGGAAGGACCTCTGGATGTCTGGGCTGTGGTGAAACCTGGCAACACAAAGGAGAAGATTGCTTTTTTTGCAGcccagcagtgcagcagcaaCACCCGCCCGGGCTCCATGAAGATCAAGAGCAGCTGGGACATCGATGGGAGGACGGCAAAACGCAGGAAAAAATCCCTAGAtcttaaaaaagccaaaatccaACTGGAGAGGATGAGAGAGGCAAATTCCAGGTGCTCCCAACCAGAGCCTTTCGCCTGTGGCATCGAGCACTGCTCTGTGCATTACGTGACCGACAATGGGGAGGGGGTGTTCCCGGGCAGGTCCCTCTCAGTGATTGAGATGGTGGCTTTCCTGGAGCAACGAGCCAGTGCTTTGCTGGTGGACTGTGCTAAAACCTGCACCTCCCTTCCCACCACCCGGCTGAGCACTCAGCCCAAAGGCACCCTCCCCACCTCGgaccttttctcctcctcctcctccgggGCGTGCGAGGTGCAGGTGGAGAGGGGATCTTGTGTGGGGAATGAGCAGCAGGGGGAGCCCCTGAGGGTGCTGGACATGGTGGCCAAGCTGGAGTCGGAGTGCTTGAGGAGACAGAGTGAGAGGGAGGCCGGGAGCCTGTCCCGGAACAACAGCTTCCGCAGGAACGTCGGGAGGGTGCTCCTGGCCAGTGGCACCCAGCCCGAgggagaggtggggaagggCTCCTCAGGGATCCAAGCTCTGGGGGATGATGGCTTGGAGGAGGCAGGGGTGGGAGAGGCTGGATACGGGGGACAGTGCAGTCCTCTGGGTGATGCTGAGCTGTGGGgtggtgctgcctctgctgggcAGCCTTTTCCTTCTGGGCTGGATGCTCGGGTGGGGAATGTGAATTCAGGACTGGCTCAGGAGGTGTTGGCCATCACTGCTGCCAGGAGTGATGCTGGAACACAACTTGAGcctcccagagctctgctgcctgcctgcccagctgctgccagcgTGCCAGGGGCTTCCTCCCAGAGCAAGAATGTTACTCTTGATTGTACCTCGAAAGAAGCCGTGGTGTTCCCCAAGCAGAGCCTGCACCCTGTGAGGAAGGAGCCCTTGTGCATCAGTATATCAGTCAGCAAGACTGagaagggctgcaggaaggagaagcTCTCCAGCTGTGCTTCCAGTGAAGATCCCCTCCCCGGGAGGTTgttttttctccaagctgagcaGCCCGTGGCTCACGAGCAGCAGCCCCTACAGGAGAGCACCCAAGAAAAGCCAGGAGAAGGAGCCCAAaatgaggatgaggatgctTTGGCATCCGACAGATCCCACGTCAGAACCTCTGTCCCCACGGAGCCACCTGCCCTTCCTGTCCCTCCACCAGAAGGGGCTTTGCAAGTACTGGATGCTTCCTGCTTCAAAAGGCAGGTCTCCCATGACTTTCTGGAGACCAGGTTTAAAATCCAGCAGCTTTTGGAGCCTCAGCAGTACATGGCCTTCCTGCCCCACCACATCATAGTGAAGATCTTTGGTTTGCTTCCCACCAGGAGCCTGGTTGCCCTAAAATGCACTTGCTACTACTTCAAATTCATCATTGAGTACTACAACATCAGGCCAGCAGACTCCCGCTGGGTCCGTGACCCCCGTTACAGAGAAGACCCCTGCAAGCAGTGCAAGAAGAAATATGTGAAAGGGGACGTGTCACTCTGCAGGTGGCATCCCAAACCTTACTGTCAAGCTTTACCCTACGGGCCAGGGTACTGGATGTGTTGTCACCGTTCTCAGAAGGGCATCCCAGGCTGCAAGTTAGGGCTTCATGACAATCATTGGGTCCCTGCCTGCCACAGCTTTAACCGTGCTATTCATAAGAAAACCAGAGGAGCAGGGGCTGAAGTGGAAGAGGAATATTAG
- the FBXO34 gene encoding F-box only protein 34 isoform X1, whose amino-acid sequence MKSSCRAGLHREPLNSTSSTFHQVKRVSGMHLKPYLKLQKKERSPEISQDSLRGSPMSHQRSAPEEKYPTNCTKLNVFPKPSLVTPSRKLLGIIYPNTMCNMNGKGPGDAPSTREKKNSVSATIHQGEEGEGPLDVWAVVKPGNTKEKIAFFAAQQCSSNTRPGSMKIKSSWDIDGRTAKRRKKSLDLKKAKIQLERMREANSRCSQPEPFACGIEHCSVHYVTDNGEGVFPGRSLSVIEMVAFLEQRASALLVDCAKTCTSLPTTRLSTQPKGTLPTSDLFSSSSSGACEVQVERGSCVGNEQQGEPLRVLDMVAKLESECLRRQSEREAGSLSRNNSFRRNVGRVLLASGTQPEGEVGKGSSGIQALGDDGLEEAGVGEAGYGGQCSPLGDAELWGGAASAGQPFPSGLDARVGNVNSGLAQEVLAITAARSDAGTQLEPPRALLPACPAAASVPGASSQSKNVTLDCTSKEAVVFPKQSLHPVRKEPLCISISVSKTEKGCRKEKLSSCASSEDPLPGRLFFLQAEQPVAHEQQPLQESTQEKPGEGAQNEDEDALASDRSHVRTSVPTEPPALPVPPPEGALQVLDASCFKRQVSHDFLETRFKIQQLLEPQQYMAFLPHHIIVKIFGLLPTRSLVALKCTCYYFKFIIEYYNIRPADSRWVRDPRYREDPCKQCKKKYVKGDVSLCRWHPKPYCQALPYGPGYWMCCHRSQKGIPGCKLGLHDNHWVPACHSFNRAIHKKTRGAGAEVEEEY is encoded by the coding sequence ggTTTCTGGTATGCACTTAAAGCCATATCTCAAGTTACAGAAGAAAGAGCGATCTCCAGAAATAAGCCAGGATTCCCTGAGAGGCTCACCTATGAGCCACCAGAGATCAgcaccagaagaaaaatacccCACCAACTGCACCAAACTCAACGTTTTCCCCAAACCCTCCCTGGTGACTCCATCTAGGAAGCTCCTGGGTATTATTTATCCAAACACTATGTGCAATATGAACGGGAAAGGTCCAGGGGATGCTCCGAGCACAAGGGAGAAGAAGAATTCCGTGTCTGCCACGATCCACCAGGGCGAAGAAGGGGAAGGACCTCTGGATGTCTGGGCTGTGGTGAAACCTGGCAACACAAAGGAGAAGATTGCTTTTTTTGCAGcccagcagtgcagcagcaaCACCCGCCCGGGCTCCATGAAGATCAAGAGCAGCTGGGACATCGATGGGAGGACGGCAAAACGCAGGAAAAAATCCCTAGAtcttaaaaaagccaaaatccaACTGGAGAGGATGAGAGAGGCAAATTCCAGGTGCTCCCAACCAGAGCCTTTCGCCTGTGGCATCGAGCACTGCTCTGTGCATTACGTGACCGACAATGGGGAGGGGGTGTTCCCGGGCAGGTCCCTCTCAGTGATTGAGATGGTGGCTTTCCTGGAGCAACGAGCCAGTGCTTTGCTGGTGGACTGTGCTAAAACCTGCACCTCCCTTCCCACCACCCGGCTGAGCACTCAGCCCAAAGGCACCCTCCCCACCTCGgaccttttctcctcctcctcctccgggGCGTGCGAGGTGCAGGTGGAGAGGGGATCTTGTGTGGGGAATGAGCAGCAGGGGGAGCCCCTGAGGGTGCTGGACATGGTGGCCAAGCTGGAGTCGGAGTGCTTGAGGAGACAGAGTGAGAGGGAGGCCGGGAGCCTGTCCCGGAACAACAGCTTCCGCAGGAACGTCGGGAGGGTGCTCCTGGCCAGTGGCACCCAGCCCGAgggagaggtggggaagggCTCCTCAGGGATCCAAGCTCTGGGGGATGATGGCTTGGAGGAGGCAGGGGTGGGAGAGGCTGGATACGGGGGACAGTGCAGTCCTCTGGGTGATGCTGAGCTGTGGGgtggtgctgcctctgctgggcAGCCTTTTCCTTCTGGGCTGGATGCTCGGGTGGGGAATGTGAATTCAGGACTGGCTCAGGAGGTGTTGGCCATCACTGCTGCCAGGAGTGATGCTGGAACACAACTTGAGcctcccagagctctgctgcctgcctgcccagctgctgccagcgTGCCAGGGGCTTCCTCCCAGAGCAAGAATGTTACTCTTGATTGTACCTCGAAAGAAGCCGTGGTGTTCCCCAAGCAGAGCCTGCACCCTGTGAGGAAGGAGCCCTTGTGCATCAGTATATCAGTCAGCAAGACTGagaagggctgcaggaaggagaagcTCTCCAGCTGTGCTTCCAGTGAAGATCCCCTCCCCGGGAGGTTgttttttctccaagctgagcaGCCCGTGGCTCACGAGCAGCAGCCCCTACAGGAGAGCACCCAAGAAAAGCCAGGAGAAGGAGCCCAAaatgaggatgaggatgctTTGGCATCCGACAGATCCCACGTCAGAACCTCTGTCCCCACGGAGCCACCTGCCCTTCCTGTCCCTCCACCAGAAGGGGCTTTGCAAGTACTGGATGCTTCCTGCTTCAAAAGGCAGGTCTCCCATGACTTTCTGGAGACCAGGTTTAAAATCCAGCAGCTTTTGGAGCCTCAGCAGTACATGGCCTTCCTGCCCCACCACATCATAGTGAAGATCTTTGGTTTGCTTCCCACCAGGAGCCTGGTTGCCCTAAAATGCACTTGCTACTACTTCAAATTCATCATTGAGTACTACAACATCAGGCCAGCAGACTCCCGCTGGGTCCGTGACCCCCGTTACAGAGAAGACCCCTGCAAGCAGTGCAAGAAGAAATATGTGAAAGGGGACGTGTCACTCTGCAGGTGGCATCCCAAACCTTACTGTCAAGCTTTACCCTACGGGCCAGGGTACTGGATGTGTTGTCACCGTTCTCAGAAGGGCATCCCAGGCTGCAAGTTAGGGCTTCATGACAATCATTGGGTCCCTGCCTGCCACAGCTTTAACCGTGCTATTCATAAGAAAACCAGAGGAGCAGGGGCTGAAGTGGAAGAGGAATATTAG